A genomic region of Rahnella aceris contains the following coding sequences:
- the dnaG gene encoding DNA primase yields MAGRIPRVFINDLLARIDIVDLIDARVKLKKQGKNYHACCPFHHEKTPSFTVNGDKQFYHCFGCGAHGNAVDFLMNYDRLEFVESIEELATMQGLEVPYEAGTGPSQMERHQRQSLYQLMAPLSEFYQQSLKQAAGAPAREYLARRGLSEDVISHFAIGFAPPGWDNALKRFGKNADDKASLIDAGMLVTNDNGRSYDRFRERVMFPIRDKRGRVIAFGGRVLGDGTPKYLNSPETEIFHKGRQLYGLYEAQLKHPTPARLLVVEGYMDVVALAQFGIDYAVASLGTSTTADHIQLMFRSTDNIVCCYDGDRAGREAAWRALETALPYLNDGRQLRFMFLPDGEDPDTLVRKEGKEAFEQRMEQAMPLSTFLFDSLLPQVDLSSPDGRTKLSMLALPLIRQVPGETLRMYLRQQLGNKLGILDDSQLEKLMPKQAESSNVYQAPQLKRTTMRILIGLLVQNPQLATLIPSLQGLEQAKQPGLDLFSELVTTCLAQPGLTTGQLLELYRDNKFYQQLETLATWNHMIVEDMVEEEFRATLASLYDSILEQRLETLIAKARTHGLSPEERTEVSSLNQVLARKS; encoded by the coding sequence ATGGCTGGGAGAATTCCGCGCGTATTTATCAATGACTTGCTGGCTCGCATCGATATCGTCGATTTGATCGACGCTCGGGTAAAGCTCAAGAAACAGGGTAAAAATTATCACGCGTGCTGCCCTTTCCACCATGAGAAAACACCCTCATTTACCGTAAATGGCGATAAGCAGTTTTATCACTGTTTCGGCTGTGGTGCCCACGGCAACGCCGTCGATTTCCTGATGAACTATGACAGGCTTGAGTTTGTCGAAAGCATTGAGGAACTGGCGACAATGCAGGGTTTGGAAGTGCCGTACGAAGCAGGCACCGGTCCGAGCCAGATGGAGCGTCATCAGCGTCAAAGCCTCTACCAGTTGATGGCACCGCTTAGCGAGTTCTATCAGCAATCACTTAAACAGGCTGCAGGGGCTCCCGCACGGGAATATCTTGCCCGGCGCGGTTTAAGTGAAGACGTCATCAGCCATTTCGCCATTGGTTTCGCCCCACCGGGTTGGGACAACGCATTAAAGCGTTTCGGTAAAAATGCCGATGATAAAGCGTCTCTGATTGATGCCGGTATGTTGGTCACCAATGACAATGGCCGCAGCTATGATCGTTTCCGCGAACGGGTGATGTTTCCTATTCGTGATAAACGTGGCCGCGTAATTGCCTTTGGCGGCAGGGTTCTCGGTGACGGTACGCCGAAATACCTGAACTCACCGGAAACCGAAATTTTCCATAAAGGCCGCCAGTTGTATGGCCTGTATGAAGCACAGTTAAAGCACCCGACGCCAGCGCGTTTGCTGGTGGTTGAAGGGTATATGGATGTCGTCGCACTGGCGCAGTTCGGCATTGATTATGCCGTTGCCTCATTGGGCACGTCCACGACCGCTGATCATATTCAGCTGATGTTCCGCAGCACAGACAACATCGTTTGCTGTTACGACGGTGACCGCGCGGGACGTGAAGCCGCATGGCGCGCACTGGAAACGGCACTGCCGTATCTTAATGATGGCCGCCAGCTGCGTTTTATGTTTTTACCCGACGGCGAAGATCCAGACACGCTGGTGCGTAAAGAAGGCAAAGAAGCGTTCGAACAACGTATGGAACAGGCGATGCCGCTGTCCACTTTCCTGTTTGATTCGCTGTTGCCGCAGGTAGATTTGAGCAGCCCTGACGGGCGGACCAAATTGAGCATGCTGGCATTGCCGCTGATCCGCCAGGTTCCCGGTGAAACGTTACGAATGTATTTGCGTCAGCAGTTAGGGAATAAGCTCGGTATTTTGGATGACAGCCAGCTGGAAAAGCTGATGCCTAAACAGGCAGAAAGTAGCAATGTCTATCAGGCGCCCCAGCTAAAACGCACAACCATGCGTATACTTATAGGGTTACTGGTACAAAATCCACAACTGGCTACACTTATACCCTCACTGCAAGGTTTGGAGCAAGCGAAGCAACCAGGACTGGATCTGTTCAGCGAGTTAGTAACCACTTGCTTAGCCCAGCCGGGGCTGACGACGGGCCAGTTACTGGAACTTTATCGCGACAATAAGTTCTACCAGCAGCTTGAAACTCTGGCGACATGGAACCACATGATCGTAGAGGACATGGTCGAGGAGGAATTTCGCGCCACGTTAGCCAGCCTGTATGACTCGATTTTAGAGCAACGGCTTGAAACTTTGATTGCAAAAGCCAGGACGCATGGCCTGAGTCCGGAGGAACGGACCGAAGTCAGTTCCCTGAATCAGGTGTTAGCGAGAAAGAGTTAA
- the rpoD gene encoding RNA polymerase sigma factor RpoD: MEQNPQSQLKLLVTRGKEQGYLTYAEVNDHLPEDIVDSDQIEDIIQMINDMGIQVLEEAPDADDLMLAENRPDTDEDAAEAAAQVLSSVESEIGRTTDPVRMYMREMGTVELLTREGEIDIAKRIEDGINQVQCSVAEYPEAITYLLEQYDRVEAGEVRLSDLITGFVDPNAEEEIAPTATHVGSELTTEEQDDDDEDEDEDDDAEDDNSIDPELARQKFTELREQHEATRLVIKKNGRSHKSAAEEILKLSDVFKQFRLVPKQFDFLVNSMRSMMDRVRAQERLIMKVCVEQCKMPKKNFVNLFAGNETSDTWFDAALAMGKPWSEKLKEVTEDVQRGLMKLRQIEEETGLTIEQVKDINRRMSIGEAKARRAKKEMVEANLRLVISIAKKYTNRGLQFLDLIQEGNIGLMKAVDKFEYRRGYKFSTYATWWIRQAITRSIADQARTIRIPVHMIETINKLNRISRQMLQEMGREPTPEELAERMLMPEDKIRKVLKIAKEPISMETPIGDDEDSHLGDFIEDTTLELPLDSATSESLRSATHDVLAGLTAREAKVLRMRFGIDMNTDHTLEEVGKQFDVTRERIRQIEAKALRKLRHPSRSEVLRSFLDD, translated from the coding sequence ATGGAGCAAAACCCGCAGTCACAGCTTAAGCTACTTGTCACCCGTGGTAAGGAGCAAGGCTATCTGACCTATGCTGAGGTCAATGACCATCTGCCGGAAGATATCGTCGATTCCGACCAGATCGAAGACATCATCCAGATGATTAACGACATGGGCATCCAGGTACTTGAAGAAGCACCGGACGCCGATGATTTGATGCTGGCCGAAAACCGCCCTGATACCGACGAAGACGCTGCAGAAGCGGCGGCGCAGGTACTTTCCAGCGTTGAATCCGAAATTGGCCGTACCACCGACCCTGTGCGTATGTATATGCGCGAGATGGGTACCGTTGAGTTGCTGACCCGTGAAGGCGAAATCGACATCGCCAAACGTATCGAAGACGGTATCAACCAGGTTCAGTGCTCCGTTGCTGAATATCCTGAAGCTATCACTTATTTGTTAGAGCAATATGACCGTGTAGAAGCTGGCGAAGTCCGCCTGTCTGACTTGATCACAGGTTTTGTTGACCCTAACGCCGAAGAAGAAATCGCACCAACTGCGACTCACGTGGGTTCTGAACTGACCACCGAAGAGCAGGATGATGATGATGAAGACGAAGATGAAGACGACGATGCTGAAGACGACAACAGCATCGACCCGGAACTGGCTCGCCAGAAGTTCACCGAACTGCGTGAACAGCATGAAGCGACGCGTCTGGTCATCAAGAAAAACGGCCGTAGCCACAAGAGCGCAGCAGAAGAAATCCTGAAGCTGTCCGATGTGTTCAAACAATTCCGTTTAGTGCCAAAACAGTTCGATTTCCTGGTTAACAGCATGCGTTCCATGATGGATCGCGTTCGTGCTCAGGAACGTCTGATCATGAAAGTGTGCGTTGAACAGTGCAAAATGCCGAAGAAAAACTTCGTCAATCTGTTCGCCGGTAACGAAACCAGCGATACCTGGTTTGATGCTGCTCTGGCAATGGGTAAACCCTGGTCTGAGAAGCTGAAAGAAGTCACCGAAGACGTACAGCGCGGCCTGATGAAGCTGCGTCAGATCGAAGAAGAAACTGGCCTGACTATCGAACAGGTAAAAGACATCAACCGTCGCATGTCTATCGGCGAAGCGAAAGCCCGTCGCGCGAAGAAAGAGATGGTTGAAGCAAACTTACGTCTGGTTATTTCGATCGCGAAGAAATACACCAACCGTGGTCTGCAGTTCCTTGACCTGATCCAGGAAGGTAACATCGGCCTGATGAAAGCCGTTGATAAGTTTGAATATCGCCGTGGTTATAAGTTCTCAACTTATGCGACCTGGTGGATCCGTCAGGCTATCACCCGCTCCATCGCCGACCAGGCGCGTACCATCCGTATCCCGGTACATATGATTGAGACGATCAACAAACTCAACCGTATCTCCCGTCAGATGCTGCAAGAGATGGGCCGCGAGCCGACGCCGGAAGAACTGGCTGAACGTATGCTGATGCCGGAAGACAAAATCCGCAAAGTGCTGAAAATTGCGAAAGAACCAATCTCCATGGAAACGCCAATCGGCGACGATGAAGATTCGCATCTGGGTGATTTCATCGAGGATACCACCCTCGAGCTGCCACTGGATTCTGCAACGTCTGAAAGCCTGCGTTCTGCAACACATGACGTTCTGGCTGGCCTGACCGCACGTGAAGCTAAAGTTCTGCGTATGCGTTTCGGTATCGATATGAACACTGACCACACGCTGGAAGAAGTGGGCAAACAGTTCGACGTTACCCGTGAACGTATCCGTCAGATCGAAGCGAAAGCGTTGCGTAAACTGCGCCACCCAAGCCGCTCCGAAGTGCTGCGCAGCTTCCTGGACGATTAA
- the mug gene encoding G/U mismatch-specific DNA glycosylase codes for MITDIIARDLSVVFCGINPGLSTAHHGFHFANANNRFWKVIYQAGFTGRLLKPEEEQHLLDTDCGITMLVERPTVEATELVRDELREGGAALMAKIEYYQPRALAVLGKQAFSKAFGISKVNWGRQALKIGDTEVWVLPNPSGLNRATLDELVSAYRELFLSLENTA; via the coding sequence ATGATTACAGATATTATCGCCCGGGATCTTTCTGTCGTGTTTTGCGGCATCAATCCCGGCTTATCCACTGCTCATCATGGTTTCCATTTCGCTAATGCCAATAACCGCTTCTGGAAGGTTATCTATCAGGCGGGTTTTACCGGGCGTTTACTTAAGCCTGAAGAAGAACAGCATTTGCTGGATACAGATTGCGGGATCACCATGCTGGTGGAACGTCCGACCGTTGAGGCAACGGAGCTGGTTCGCGATGAGTTGCGCGAAGGGGGCGCAGCGTTGATGGCAAAAATTGAATACTATCAGCCGCGTGCGCTGGCTGTTTTAGGCAAACAGGCATTCAGTAAAGCGTTTGGCATCAGTAAGGTGAACTGGGGACGTCAGGCGTTGAAAATCGGTGACACGGAAGTTTGGGTGCTGCCTAACCCAAGCGGCCTGAACCGGGCGACGCTGGATGAACTGGTATCCGCATACCGTGAACTATTCTTATCATTAGAAAACACAGCATAA
- the fepB gene encoding Fe2+-enterobactin ABC transporter substrate-binding protein, with the protein MTRAGFRRFSGMVALLLSLLVATQAFAEGWPRQVMTSKGSITLQQPPQRIVSTSVTVTGTLLAINAPVIASGATAPNNRVSDAQGFFRQWGDVAKQRGVQRLYIGEPNAEAIAGQAPDLIIIAATGGDSALKLYDQLSAIAPVMVVNYDDKSWQELATELGRATGKETDAAKVIAQFSAREDSLKKAIHLPPQPVSALVYGSDGKSANLWTPASPQGQLLRQLGFSLAPVPLNLAASYSQGKRHDIIQLAGEKMPEAMNGQTLLLFSASQPDAQRLLTNPFLAKLPAVQAGRVYAMGDDTFRLDYYSASNMLNQLEKLFVTH; encoded by the coding sequence ATGACAAGGGCTGGTTTTCGCCGTTTTTCAGGGATGGTTGCGCTGTTGTTATCGCTGCTTGTCGCCACGCAGGCTTTCGCAGAAGGCTGGCCACGGCAAGTTATGACCTCAAAGGGAAGCATCACATTACAACAGCCGCCGCAGCGGATTGTCTCCACCAGCGTCACCGTCACCGGCACATTGCTGGCGATTAATGCGCCGGTTATCGCCAGCGGAGCGACTGCGCCCAATAATCGGGTTTCCGATGCTCAGGGCTTTTTCCGCCAGTGGGGCGATGTCGCGAAACAACGCGGTGTGCAGCGGCTTTATATCGGCGAACCGAATGCTGAAGCCATTGCCGGACAGGCACCGGATCTCATCATTATTGCCGCCACAGGCGGGGATTCCGCACTGAAACTCTATGATCAGCTGTCGGCCATTGCGCCGGTCATGGTGGTCAATTACGACGATAAAAGCTGGCAGGAACTCGCCACCGAATTAGGCCGGGCGACGGGTAAAGAAACCGATGCCGCCAAGGTTATCGCGCAGTTTTCAGCCCGTGAAGACAGTCTGAAAAAAGCGATACATTTGCCACCGCAGCCGGTGTCCGCGCTGGTTTATGGATCAGATGGCAAAAGCGCCAATCTGTGGACGCCCGCGTCACCGCAAGGTCAGTTGCTCCGGCAGTTAGGATTCAGCCTCGCGCCGGTTCCGCTGAATTTAGCCGCCAGTTACAGTCAGGGCAAACGCCATGACATCATCCAGCTTGCCGGTGAGAAAATGCCGGAGGCGATGAACGGCCAGACGCTGCTGTTATTTTCCGCCAGTCAGCCTGATGCACAACGGCTGCTGACCAATCCTTTTCTGGCGAAGTTACCTGCCGTGCAGGCCGGGCGCGTGTATGCCATGGGTGACGACACGTTCAGACTCGATTATTACAGCGCCAGCAACATGCTGAATCAGCTTGAAAAACTGTTCGTAACTCACTGA
- the fepD gene encoding Fe(3+)-siderophore ABC transporter permease, with translation MSRSIKNLTALLVALFLLCLMMALSLVLGEKSLASGTVMSALNGQCTGADCVIVTDARVPRTLAGLLAGMALGLSGALMQILTRNPLADPGILGVNAGAAFAVVIGIAFFGATDVSHYLWFAFAGALLATLLVAMIGALGRGKLDPVRLTLAGVALGAVLEGMSSGISLLNPTVYDQLRFWQAGSLDIRNITVIKTITPPVTFAVVLSLLMARSLNNLTMGSELATALGTKIATTQLLGLLAITLLCGSATAAVGPIAFVGLMVPHMARWICRADPRWMLPWTLVLTPTLLLAADIAGRFLVTGELRVSVVVAFIGAPVLIFLVRRPGGLHRG, from the coding sequence ATGTCCCGCTCAATAAAAAATCTCACAGCGCTGTTGGTTGCCTTGTTTTTGCTCTGCCTGATGATGGCGCTGAGTCTGGTGCTGGGCGAGAAATCGCTTGCGTCCGGCACCGTGATGTCAGCGCTTAACGGCCAGTGCACTGGGGCGGACTGCGTGATTGTCACCGATGCCCGTGTGCCGCGCACGCTGGCCGGTTTGCTGGCAGGGATGGCGCTCGGATTATCCGGTGCGCTGATGCAAATCCTCACCCGCAATCCGCTGGCTGATCCCGGTATTCTTGGCGTTAATGCGGGTGCGGCTTTCGCGGTGGTTATCGGTATCGCCTTTTTTGGCGCAACGGATGTCAGCCACTATTTGTGGTTCGCGTTTGCCGGTGCCTTACTGGCAACATTGCTGGTCGCCATGATCGGCGCGCTGGGACGCGGAAAGCTGGATCCGGTACGCTTAACTCTGGCGGGCGTCGCGCTCGGCGCTGTGCTGGAAGGCATGTCTTCGGGGATTTCCCTGCTCAACCCGACCGTCTACGATCAGTTGCGATTCTGGCAGGCTGGCTCGCTGGATATCCGCAATATTACCGTGATTAAAACCATCACACCGCCGGTGACTTTTGCGGTTGTCCTGAGCTTACTGATGGCCCGCTCCCTGAATAATCTGACGATGGGCAGCGAACTGGCGACGGCGCTCGGCACCAAAATCGCGACCACGCAGTTGCTGGGATTACTGGCGATTACGTTGTTGTGCGGCAGCGCCACAGCGGCTGTCGGCCCCATCGCCTTTGTCGGCCTGATGGTGCCGCATATGGCGCGCTGGATCTGTCGTGCGGATCCGCGCTGGATGCTGCCGTGGACGCTGGTGTTAACCCCGACGCTGTTGCTGGCAGCCGATATCGCCGGGCGTTTTCTGGTTACCGGAGAATTGCGGGTTTCCGTGGTGGTCGCCTTTATCGGCGCGCCGGTGCTTATTTTCCTGGTACGCCGTCCCGGTGGATTACACAGAGGTTAA
- the fepG gene encoding iron-enterobactin ABC transporter permease → MSQTLTEPRPLKKPLLLSRPFLTACGLVLCLILLAVYALGSGTLALTPSQVVSALLGDGPKNLSIIVTQWRLPRVVMAMILGAALGISGAIFQSLLRNPLGSPDVIGFNTGAYTGVLLIIVLFNGAAGDLLPGAMAGGVVTALVVYALAWRQGIETFRLIIVGIGVRALLIAVNTWLIIHASLESALTAGLWNAGSLNGITWEKSLPATGMIIVACMLARCLSAPMRLLEMGDDAACALGVPVTRSRLLLMLAGVALTAAATALAGPISFIALVSPQISRRLCASQQHALFFAALTGALLLLAADVTAQRLFTPYQLPVGVLTVSLGGIYLIGLLIRESRRS, encoded by the coding sequence ATGAGCCAGACTCTTACAGAACCTCGCCCGCTGAAAAAACCTTTGCTGCTGTCGCGCCCCTTTCTGACCGCCTGCGGACTGGTGTTATGCCTGATCCTGCTGGCGGTTTACGCGCTGGGTAGCGGAACACTGGCACTGACGCCGTCGCAGGTTGTCAGCGCCCTGCTCGGCGACGGGCCGAAAAACCTGAGCATTATTGTCACGCAATGGCGTCTGCCGCGCGTGGTGATGGCGATGATTCTCGGTGCCGCACTCGGCATCAGCGGCGCGATTTTTCAGTCGCTGCTGCGCAATCCATTGGGAAGTCCGGACGTTATCGGTTTTAACACCGGCGCGTATACCGGCGTTCTGCTGATTATCGTGTTGTTCAATGGCGCTGCGGGCGACCTTCTCCCCGGCGCGATGGCAGGCGGCGTCGTGACCGCACTGGTGGTATACGCCCTGGCGTGGCGTCAGGGCATCGAAACGTTCCGCCTGATTATCGTCGGTATCGGCGTACGGGCGCTGCTGATTGCGGTCAATACCTGGCTGATTATTCACGCCTCGCTGGAATCGGCGCTGACGGCTGGCTTGTGGAATGCTGGTTCGCTCAATGGCATCACATGGGAGAAAAGCCTGCCGGCGACCGGGATGATTATCGTCGCCTGCATGCTGGCGCGTTGCTTATCCGCTCCGATGCGGTTGCTCGAAATGGGCGATGATGCCGCCTGTGCGCTGGGCGTACCGGTGACGCGTTCACGTTTATTGCTGATGCTGGCGGGCGTGGCGTTGACCGCCGCAGCCACCGCGCTGGCCGGGCCAATTTCCTTTATTGCGCTGGTGTCACCGCAAATTTCGCGTCGTCTTTGCGCCAGCCAGCAGCACGCTTTATTTTTCGCGGCGCTGACCGGCGCGCTGCTGTTGCTCGCCGCCGATGTCACTGCACAACGGCTGTTCACGCCCTATCAGTTACCCGTGGGCGTGCTGACCGTCAGTCTGGGCGGCATTTATCTGATTGGGTTGCTGATCCGGGAGTCGCGACGCTCATGA
- a CDS encoding ATP-binding cassette domain-containing protein codes for MNTEHSSPLYAKDLTLGYDKKIVARELSVSIPQGKLTVIIGPNACGKSTLLRTLSRLMPPQSGTVFLDGKLIGDYGTRDVAKRLGLLPQSSTAPGDISVADLVARGRYPHQSLFSRWTAQDTLAVNDAMHATGVFELAESTVNSLSGGQRQRVWIAMVLAQQTPLLLLDEPTTWLDIAHQIDLMELMCRLNQENGRTLVVVLHDLNQACRYAGHLIAMRDGKILAEGAPADIVTPALIEQVFGLRCAIIDCPVSHTPLIIPLGNG; via the coding sequence ATGAATACTGAACACTCTTCCCCTTTGTACGCGAAAGATCTGACGCTGGGCTACGATAAAAAAATCGTCGCCCGCGAACTCTCCGTCTCTATCCCTCAGGGAAAACTCACCGTGATTATCGGGCCGAATGCCTGCGGTAAATCCACATTATTGCGCACGCTCAGCCGCCTGATGCCGCCGCAATCCGGCACGGTATTTCTGGACGGCAAACTGATCGGTGATTACGGCACCAGAGACGTCGCGAAACGTCTGGGTTTACTGCCGCAAAGTTCAACGGCGCCGGGCGATATCAGTGTGGCGGATCTGGTGGCCCGCGGGCGTTACCCGCATCAGAGCCTGTTCAGCCGCTGGACAGCGCAAGATACGCTGGCGGTGAACGACGCCATGCACGCGACGGGAGTATTCGAACTGGCGGAAAGCACGGTGAATTCACTTTCCGGCGGACAGCGCCAGCGGGTGTGGATAGCCATGGTGCTGGCGCAACAAACGCCGTTGTTATTGCTGGATGAACCGACAACCTGGCTGGATATCGCGCATCAGATTGATTTGATGGAACTGATGTGTCGCCTGAATCAGGAAAACGGCCGCACGCTGGTGGTGGTGTTGCACGACCTGAATCAGGCATGTCGTTACGCCGGGCATCTGATTGCCATGCGCGATGGAAAAATACTGGCTGAGGGCGCACCGGCAGACATCGTCACACCGGCACTGATCGAACAGGTTTTCGGGCTACGCTGCGCCATTATCGACTGTCCGGTTTCGCATACACCGTTAATTATCCCGCTGGGTAACGGTTGA
- the fes gene encoding enterochelin esterase, with protein sequence MMKSQFPEKPTAQAMLASSQAGSAEWWKDIKAQGSPLIERLNDDVCNVTFFWRDPQGSEATSDFQRVWININGITDHHQSLPPQSLQRLAGTDVWSLSITLRSGWRGSYSLIPRTRPGREFPQDPDAYTAMLAAREWWKDMFAHAIYDPLNPNQPWPGAKSHALSPLHMPDALPQPAWREFDLHGAALPQKPAKLQTYQWNSARLGNRRKVWIYTTGESQDPASRPLALLLDGQFWAQQMPVWQPLMQLTQEGTLPQAVYVLIDVIDTQTRSRELTCNADFWLAVQEELLPAVATLAPHSSDANKTVVAGQSFGGLSALYAGLHWPQRFGLVLSQSGSFWWPRRNKSQQDENPDEADLLLRAVSNGLGAASHLKIFMEAGSNERLIYQVNNQMDELLSGTKNSVRYRVVDAGHDALSWRGGLADGLQYLWNEEPWSTGDSTVTQRDN encoded by the coding sequence ATGATGAAATCGCAGTTTCCGGAAAAACCCACCGCGCAGGCGATGTTAGCAAGCTCTCAGGCGGGAAGTGCCGAATGGTGGAAAGACATTAAAGCGCAGGGTTCACCCTTGATCGAACGGCTGAACGATGATGTATGCAACGTAACGTTCTTCTGGCGGGATCCGCAGGGCAGTGAGGCGACATCGGATTTCCAGCGGGTGTGGATCAACATCAACGGCATCACCGATCACCATCAGTCTTTACCGCCGCAAAGCCTGCAAAGACTTGCGGGAACCGATGTCTGGTCGCTGAGTATTACGCTGCGCTCCGGCTGGCGCGGCAGTTACAGCCTGATCCCGCGCACCAGGCCCGGCAGAGAGTTCCCGCAGGATCCCGATGCCTATACCGCCATGCTGGCTGCGCGGGAATGGTGGAAAGATATGTTCGCCCATGCGATTTATGACCCGCTGAATCCGAATCAGCCGTGGCCGGGGGCGAAATCTCACGCGCTGTCGCCTTTGCATATGCCCGACGCATTGCCGCAGCCTGCCTGGCGGGAGTTTGATCTCCACGGTGCCGCGTTGCCACAGAAACCGGCAAAACTGCAAACCTATCAGTGGAACAGTGCGCGTCTGGGCAACCGGCGCAAGGTCTGGATCTACACTACCGGCGAAAGCCAGGATCCGGCATCGCGCCCGCTGGCGCTGTTGCTCGACGGCCAGTTCTGGGCGCAGCAGATGCCGGTCTGGCAGCCGCTGATGCAACTGACGCAGGAAGGCACATTGCCGCAGGCCGTCTACGTGCTGATTGATGTGATCGATACACAGACCCGCAGCCGCGAACTGACCTGTAATGCAGATTTCTGGCTGGCCGTTCAGGAGGAGTTATTGCCCGCCGTGGCGACGCTCGCACCGCACAGCAGCGATGCGAACAAAACAGTGGTGGCGGGGCAGAGCTTTGGCGGGCTGTCAGCGTTGTACGCCGGTTTGCACTGGCCGCAGCGCTTCGGTCTGGTACTCAGTCAGTCCGGTTCTTTCTGGTGGCCGCGACGTAATAAATCGCAGCAGGATGAAAATCCTGACGAGGCGGATTTGTTACTGCGTGCGGTGAGTAACGGGCTGGGGGCTGCCAGCCATCTGAAAATTTTCATGGAAGCGGGCAGCAATGAGCGACTGATTTATCAGGTGAATAATCAGATGGATGAACTGCTGAGCGGCACCAAAAACAGCGTGCGTTATCGCGTGGTCGATGCCGGTCACGATGCGCTGAGCTGGCGCGGCGGATTAGCCGATGGCCTTCAATACCTGTGGAACGAAGAGCCATGGAGCACCGGAGATTCAACCGTTACCCAGCGGGATAATTAA